From the Burkholderia ubonensis genome, one window contains:
- a CDS encoding beta-ketoacyl-ACP synthase III has translation MAQSTLYSRVLGTGSFLPPDRVTNQQLADRLAKDGIETSDEWIVARTGIHARHFAAPDVATSDLALEASRRAIEAADIDPQSIDLIIVATSTPDFVFPSTACLLQSKLGIKNGGAAFDVQAVCSGFAYAMATADSFIRSGQHRTALVVGAETFSRILDFKDRTTCVLFGDGAGAVILSASEEPGVLGSALHADGSYAEILCVPGHVSGGVVAGNAFLHMDGQAVFKLAVNVLEKVAIEALAKANLAPEQVDWLIPHQANIRIMTSTCRKLGLPQERMVVTVGEHGNTSAASIPLALDAAVRDGRIKRGQHVLIEGVGGGFTWGASVFRF, from the coding sequence ATGGCCCAATCGACTCTCTATTCCCGCGTGCTCGGCACGGGCAGCTTCCTGCCGCCCGACCGCGTCACGAACCAGCAGCTGGCCGATCGTCTCGCGAAGGACGGCATCGAGACGAGCGACGAGTGGATCGTTGCGCGCACGGGCATCCATGCGCGCCACTTCGCCGCGCCGGACGTCGCGACGAGCGACCTCGCGCTTGAAGCGTCGCGGCGCGCGATCGAGGCGGCCGATATCGATCCGCAGTCGATCGACCTGATCATCGTCGCGACTTCGACCCCCGATTTCGTGTTCCCGAGCACCGCTTGCCTGCTGCAGAGCAAGCTCGGCATCAAGAACGGCGGCGCCGCGTTCGACGTGCAGGCCGTGTGTTCCGGCTTCGCGTACGCGATGGCGACGGCCGACAGCTTCATCCGCAGCGGCCAGCACCGCACGGCGCTCGTCGTCGGCGCGGAGACGTTCTCGCGCATCCTCGACTTCAAGGACCGCACGACCTGCGTGCTGTTCGGCGACGGCGCGGGCGCGGTGATCCTGTCCGCCTCCGAAGAGCCGGGCGTGCTCGGCAGCGCGCTGCACGCGGACGGCAGCTACGCGGAAATTCTCTGCGTGCCCGGCCACGTCAGCGGCGGCGTGGTCGCCGGCAACGCTTTCCTTCATATGGATGGCCAGGCCGTGTTCAAGCTCGCGGTCAACGTGCTCGAGAAGGTCGCGATCGAGGCGCTCGCCAAGGCGAACCTCGCGCCCGAGCAGGTCGACTGGCTGATTCCGCATCAGGCCAACATCCGCATCATGACGAGCACCTGCCGCAAGCTGGGCCTGCCGCAGGAGCGCATGGTCGTGACGGTCGGCGAACACGGCAACACGTCGGCCGCGTCGATTCCGCTCGCGCTCGACGCCGCGGTGCGCGACGGCCGCATCAAGCGCGGCCAGCACGTGCTGATCGAGGGCGTCGGCGGCGGCTTCACGTGGGGCGCGTCGGTGTTCCGCTTCTAA
- the plsX gene encoding phosphate acyltransferase PlsX, with amino-acid sequence MTVKLTIDCMGGDHGPSVTVPAAVKFVRAHPDAHLMLVGIESAIRAQLKKCKALDDPALTIVPATEVVAMDDPVEVALRKKKDSSMRVALNQVKEGQAQACISAGNTGALMAVSRYVLKTLPGIERPAIAFALPNPTGYTMMLDLGANVDCEPQHLLQFAEMGHALVAALEGKERPTIGLLNIGEEVIKGNETIKRAGELLRASTLNFRGNVEGNDIYKGTVDVIVCDGFVGNVALKTSEGLAQMLSDIIREEFGRSLLSKLMAVLALPVLLRFKKRVDHRQYNGAALLGLKSLVIKSHGSADAYAFEWAIKRGYDAVKNGVLERLARAMADNSGSLGDAGHDASGAGHASPAAGQHAEPSAALSSKA; translated from the coding sequence ATGACTGTAAAGCTCACAATCGATTGCATGGGAGGCGACCACGGCCCGTCCGTGACCGTTCCCGCGGCAGTCAAGTTCGTTCGCGCGCACCCCGATGCGCACCTGATGCTCGTCGGCATCGAGAGTGCGATCCGTGCGCAGCTCAAGAAGTGCAAGGCGCTCGACGACCCTGCGCTGACCATCGTGCCCGCCACCGAGGTCGTGGCGATGGACGATCCGGTCGAAGTGGCACTGCGCAAGAAGAAGGATTCTTCGATGCGCGTCGCCCTCAACCAAGTCAAGGAAGGCCAGGCCCAGGCCTGCATCTCCGCCGGCAATACCGGCGCGCTGATGGCCGTTTCCCGTTACGTGCTCAAGACGCTGCCCGGCATCGAGCGGCCCGCGATCGCGTTCGCGCTGCCGAACCCGACCGGCTACACGATGATGCTGGACCTCGGCGCGAACGTCGATTGCGAACCGCAGCACCTGCTGCAGTTCGCGGAGATGGGGCACGCGCTCGTGGCGGCGCTCGAGGGCAAGGAACGGCCGACCATCGGCCTCTTGAACATCGGCGAAGAGGTCATCAAGGGCAACGAGACGATCAAGCGCGCGGGCGAACTGCTGCGCGCAAGCACGCTCAATTTCCGCGGCAACGTCGAAGGCAACGACATCTACAAGGGCACGGTCGACGTGATCGTGTGCGATGGCTTCGTCGGCAACGTCGCGCTGAAGACGTCCGAAGGCCTCGCGCAGATGCTGTCCGACATCATCCGCGAGGAATTCGGCCGCTCGCTGCTGTCGAAGCTGATGGCCGTGCTCGCGCTGCCGGTGCTGCTGCGCTTCAAGAAGCGCGTCGACCACCGCCAGTACAACGGCGCGGCGCTGCTGGGCCTGAAGAGCCTCGTGATCAAGAGCCACGGTTCCGCGGACGCCTACGCGTTTGAGTGGGCGATCAAACGCGGGTATGATGCCGTCAAAAATGGCGTCCTGGAGCGCCTCGCACGCGCGATGGCGGATAATTCCGGATCGCTCGGCGACGCCGGGCATGACGCGAGCGGCGCAGGCCACGCGAGTCCCGCCGCAGGCCAGCACGCCGAGCCCTCCGCTGCGCTATCCTCTAAAGCATAA
- the rpmF gene encoding 50S ribosomal protein L32 has translation MAVQQNKKSPSKRGMHRSHDFLTAAPLAVEPSTGEVHLRHHISPNGYYRGKKVVKTKND, from the coding sequence ATGGCAGTCCAGCAAAACAAGAAGTCGCCGTCGAAGCGCGGCATGCATCGTTCGCACGATTTCCTGACGGCAGCGCCGCTGGCAGTCGAGCCGAGCACGGGTGAAGTGCACCTGCGTCACCACATCAGCCCGAACGGCTACTATCGCGGCAAGAAAGTCGTCAAGACGAAGAACGACTAA
- a CDS encoding DUF177 domain-containing protein encodes MSTSSGKPAVSLDPHAVDLFEFARSGRQAAGAVRLSQLPRMLNEVPADAPDRDTVFTWQAEGFTQNELQDDGAEGQQPYLRLALHGHAWLTCQRCMSPCDQAFDVDMTYRVVATEEEAEEFPLDDDEADVIVGSRQFDLVDLIEEELLLSLPLVPKHEVCPAVHESLVSGASGPSDESDEASEEDGDEGKQPNPFAALEALKKGGDGNKKH; translated from the coding sequence ATGAGCACCTCTTCTGGCAAACCTGCGGTTTCGCTCGATCCGCACGCGGTCGACCTGTTCGAATTCGCCCGCAGCGGGCGGCAGGCGGCCGGCGCGGTGCGCCTTTCGCAGCTGCCGCGCATGTTAAACGAAGTGCCGGCGGACGCGCCAGATCGCGACACGGTCTTTACCTGGCAGGCGGAAGGGTTCACCCAGAACGAGCTGCAGGACGACGGCGCCGAGGGGCAGCAGCCTTATCTGCGCCTTGCGCTGCACGGCCATGCGTGGCTCACGTGCCAGCGCTGCATGAGTCCGTGCGATCAGGCGTTCGACGTCGACATGACGTACCGGGTCGTCGCGACCGAAGAAGAAGCTGAAGAATTTCCGCTCGACGACGATGAAGCCGATGTGATCGTGGGCTCCCGCCAGTTCGATCTCGTCGACTTGATCGAGGAGGAGTTGCTGCTTTCGCTGCCGCTCGTGCCCAAGCACGAGGTTTGCCCGGCGGTTCACGAAAGCCTCGTGTCGGGTGCGAGCGGTCCCTCGGACGAATCGGACGAAGCGTCCGAAGAAGACGGGGACGAAGGCAAACAGCCGAATCCGTTTGCAGCGCTCGAAGCGCTGAAGAAGGGCGGGGACGGCAACAAGAAACACTGA
- a CDS encoding Maf-like protein, giving the protein MPDTFCRSPRLILASSSRYRRALLERLGVPFDVMSPDLDETPLPGETPAATALRLAGAKARAVAATIDAPDGVLVIGSDQVATFDGLQIGKPGTHERALAQLVAMQGREVEFHSALSLYDSRTGESQNEDVVTRVRFRTLPETELDAYLRAETPYDVAGSAKSEGLGIALLDAIDSDDPTALVGLPLIALTRMLRAAHYPLFAARGDRA; this is encoded by the coding sequence ATGCCGGACACCTTTTGCCGCTCGCCGCGGCTGATTCTCGCCTCCAGTTCCCGTTACCGCCGCGCGCTGCTCGAGCGGCTCGGCGTGCCGTTCGACGTCATGTCGCCCGACCTCGACGAAACCCCGCTGCCCGGCGAGACGCCCGCCGCGACCGCGCTGCGCCTCGCCGGCGCGAAGGCGCGCGCGGTTGCCGCCACGATCGATGCGCCGGACGGCGTGCTCGTGATCGGCTCCGATCAGGTCGCGACCTTCGACGGCCTGCAGATCGGCAAGCCCGGCACGCACGAGCGCGCGCTCGCGCAGCTCGTCGCGATGCAGGGCCGCGAGGTCGAATTCCACAGCGCGCTCAGCCTGTACGACAGCCGCACCGGCGAATCGCAGAACGAGGACGTCGTCACGCGCGTGCGCTTCCGCACGCTGCCCGAGACCGAACTCGACGCCTACCTGCGGGCGGAAACGCCCTATGACGTCGCCGGCAGCGCGAAATCCGAGGGGCTCGGCATCGCGCTGCTCGACGCGATCGACTCGGACGACCCGACCGCGCTCGTCGGGCTGCCGCTGATCGCGCTGACGCGGATGCTGCGCGCCGCGCACTACCCGCTGTTCGCCGCCCGCGGAGACCGCGCATGA
- a CDS encoding SAM-dependent methyltransferase, which translates to MTAGTLYLVPNTLGDGDASMLAAVLPAAVQAQAGTLGYYIGENAKTTRAFLKKIGTTRPIQEIQIRELNVNTPAGEIDRLLAPVLAGADAGLVSEAGCPAVADPGALLVRRAHERGVKVVPLVGPSSILLALMASGLNGQSFAFNGYLPVDAGARAKRLRELEQLSRKARQTQIFIETPYRNHAMLDTLVATCAPSTLICVAADLTLATETIASRSVAEWKKAPVPDLHKRPAIFLLLAN; encoded by the coding sequence ATGACGGCCGGCACGCTCTACCTGGTGCCGAACACCCTCGGCGACGGCGACGCATCGATGCTGGCCGCCGTGCTGCCCGCCGCCGTGCAGGCGCAAGCCGGCACGCTCGGCTACTACATCGGCGAAAACGCGAAAACCACGCGCGCGTTCCTGAAGAAGATCGGCACGACGCGGCCGATCCAGGAAATCCAGATCCGTGAGCTGAACGTCAACACGCCGGCCGGCGAGATCGACCGGCTGCTCGCGCCGGTGCTGGCCGGCGCGGACGCCGGGCTCGTGTCCGAGGCCGGCTGCCCGGCCGTCGCCGACCCGGGCGCGCTGCTGGTGCGCCGCGCGCACGAGCGCGGCGTGAAGGTCGTGCCGCTCGTGGGGCCGAGCTCGATCCTGCTGGCGCTGATGGCGTCCGGCCTGAACGGCCAGAGCTTCGCGTTCAACGGCTACCTGCCGGTCGACGCGGGCGCACGCGCGAAGCGGCTGCGCGAGCTCGAGCAACTGTCGCGCAAGGCGCGCCAGACGCAGATCTTCATCGAGACGCCGTACCGCAATCACGCGATGCTCGACACGCTCGTCGCGACCTGCGCGCCGTCGACGCTGATCTGCGTCGCGGCCGACCTGACGCTCGCGACCGAGACCATCGCGAGCCGCTCCGTGGCGGAATGGAAAAAGGCGCCGGTGCCCGATCTGCACAAGCGCCCTGCGATCTTCCTGTTACTGGCGAACTGA
- a CDS encoding S49 family peptidase: MADQPTTPPDSSSRPDGREPNWERAALERIALAAVKEQRAARRWKIFFRFAFLGVFLLLAFALIDFSSDAKFSTTSGRHTAVVTIDGEIAAGVNANADDINTALNAAFDDDGTVGVVLQINSPGGSPVQAGMVYDEIKRLRAKYPSKPLYVVVTDMCASGGYYIAAAADRIYVDKASIVGSIGVLMDGFGFTGLMNKLGIQRRLHTSGENKGFYDPFSPETPKMDTHAQALLDQVHAQFIKAVKDGRGARLRETPDMFSGLFWTGEKGVELGLADGFGTTDSVARDVLKAPDLVDYTVKESLTNRVARKFGAAVGNAAMKALASGAQLSLR; the protein is encoded by the coding sequence ATGGCCGACCAACCGACGACCCCTCCCGATTCCTCCTCCCGCCCCGATGGCCGCGAACCGAACTGGGAGCGCGCGGCGCTCGAGCGGATCGCGCTCGCGGCGGTGAAGGAGCAGCGAGCGGCGCGGCGCTGGAAGATCTTCTTCCGCTTCGCGTTCCTCGGCGTGTTCCTGCTGCTCGCGTTCGCGCTGATCGATTTCTCGAGCGATGCGAAGTTCTCGACGACGAGCGGCCGGCACACGGCTGTCGTGACGATCGACGGCGAGATCGCGGCCGGCGTCAACGCGAACGCCGACGACATCAACACGGCGCTCAACGCCGCGTTCGACGACGACGGCACGGTCGGCGTCGTGCTGCAGATCAACAGCCCGGGCGGCAGCCCGGTGCAGGCGGGCATGGTCTACGACGAGATCAAGCGCCTGCGCGCGAAATACCCGAGCAAGCCGCTGTACGTGGTCGTGACCGACATGTGCGCGTCGGGCGGTTATTACATCGCGGCGGCGGCTGACCGGATCTACGTCGACAAGGCGAGCATCGTCGGCTCGATCGGCGTGCTGATGGACGGTTTCGGCTTCACCGGCCTGATGAACAAGCTCGGCATCCAGCGGCGCCTGCATACGTCGGGCGAGAACAAGGGCTTTTACGATCCGTTCTCGCCGGAAACCCCGAAGATGGACACGCACGCGCAGGCGCTGCTCGATCAGGTGCATGCGCAGTTCATCAAGGCGGTGAAGGACGGGCGCGGCGCGCGCCTGCGCGAGACGCCGGACATGTTCTCGGGCCTGTTCTGGACCGGCGAGAAGGGCGTCGAGCTCGGGCTCGCGGACGGCTTCGGCACGACCGACTCGGTCGCTCGCGACGTGCTGAAGGCGCCCGACCTCGTCGACTACACGGTGAAGGAGAGCCTGACGAACCGCGTCGCGCGCAAGTTCGGCGCAGCGGTCGGCAATGCCGCGATGAAGGCGCTGGCCTCGGGCGCGCAGCTGAGCTTGCGCTAG
- a CDS encoding Rieske (2Fe-2S) protein, whose product MSAAVPAPDAVRVCASDALADGGAGVRVDATLRGEQAVVFFVRYDGRAYGYLNRCAHVPMELDWAEGQFFESSGLYLMCATHGAIYAPDTGKCVGGPCRGGRLRPVEVDERDTPDGRAVFWVPDADLRPATTD is encoded by the coding sequence ATGAGCGCAGCCGTTCCCGCCCCGGACGCGGTGCGCGTCTGCGCATCGGACGCGCTGGCCGACGGCGGCGCCGGCGTGCGCGTGGACGCGACGCTGCGCGGCGAGCAGGCCGTCGTGTTCTTCGTGCGCTACGACGGCCGCGCGTACGGCTACCTGAACCGCTGCGCGCACGTGCCGATGGAGCTCGACTGGGCCGAGGGCCAGTTCTTCGAATCGTCGGGCTTATACTTGATGTGCGCGACGCATGGCGCGATCTATGCGCCGGACACCGGCAAATGTGTCGGCGGCCCGTGCCGCGGCGGCCGCCTGCGGCCGGTCGAGGTCGACGAGCGGGACACGCCCGACGGCCGCGCGGTATTCTGGGTGCCCGACGCCGATTTGCGTCCCGCCACGACTGACTGA
- a CDS encoding HAD-IA family hydrolase, giving the protein MARQQFDLIVFDWDGTLMDSTAHIAFSIQAACRDLGLPAPSDEAARYVIGLGLRDALQITAPTLDPSDYPRLAERYRYHYLIKDQRIELFAGVRELLAELRDTGYLLAVATGKGRVGLNRALDQAKLTSLFDATRCADETFSKPHPAMLQELGRELGQDLARTVMIGDTTHDLQMAASAGAAGIGVAYGAHSAAALAALAPRFVAPDVEALAGWLREFA; this is encoded by the coding sequence ATGGCACGACAGCAATTCGACCTGATCGTCTTCGACTGGGACGGCACGCTGATGGATTCGACGGCGCACATCGCCTTCAGCATCCAGGCGGCATGCCGCGATCTCGGCTTGCCCGCGCCGTCCGACGAGGCGGCCCGCTACGTGATCGGCCTCGGTCTGCGCGACGCGCTGCAGATCACGGCGCCGACCCTCGATCCGTCCGACTATCCGCGGCTCGCCGAGCGCTACCGCTATCACTACCTGATCAAGGACCAGCGCATCGAGCTGTTCGCCGGCGTGCGCGAACTGCTCGCGGAGCTGCGCGACACCGGCTACCTGCTGGCGGTCGCGACCGGCAAGGGCCGGGTCGGGCTGAATCGCGCGCTCGACCAGGCGAAGCTGACGAGCCTGTTCGACGCGACGCGCTGCGCGGACGAGACGTTCTCGAAGCCGCATCCGGCGATGCTTCAGGAACTGGGCCGGGAACTGGGGCAGGATCTGGCGCGCACCGTGATGATCGGCGACACGACCCACGACCTGCAGATGGCGGCCAGCGCGGGCGCGGCCGGCATCGGCGTCGCGTACGGCGCGCACTCGGCCGCCGCGCTCGCCGCGCTGGCGCCGCGCTTCGTCGCGCCGGACGTCGAGGCGCTGGCCGGCTGGCTGCGGGAGTTCGCATGA
- a CDS encoding RluA family pseudouridine synthase → MNELGKISQNSVASGQVSMVEIDETAAGQRIDNFLLRVCKGVPKSHIYRILRSGEVRVNKGRVDAQYRLAHGDIVRVPPVRMAAADLARADTPVVPPAHFDVLFEDDAMLVIDKPAGVAVHGGSGVAFGVIEQLRQARPRAKFLELVHRLDRETSGVLMLAKKRAALVGLHEMIRENRMDKRYFACVHGEWQSDWGRRRAVKAPLFKYTTPEGERRVRVQDDGLPSHTVFNLVERWPDYALVEAELKTGRTHQIRVHLAHLGLPIAGDAKYGDFALNKALSRANAQPSLKRMFLHAHRLRLAHPLTGEALQFDAPLPDECRRFLDQLSALRDTA, encoded by the coding sequence ATGAATGAGTTAGGCAAAATATCCCAGAATTCGGTCGCAAGCGGCCAGGTCTCGATGGTCGAGATCGATGAAACTGCCGCGGGTCAGCGGATCGACAATTTCCTGTTGCGCGTCTGTAAAGGCGTGCCGAAAAGCCATATTTACCGGATCCTGCGCAGCGGGGAAGTCCGCGTGAACAAGGGCCGGGTCGACGCGCAGTACCGGCTCGCGCACGGCGATATCGTGCGGGTGCCGCCGGTGCGGATGGCCGCGGCCGATCTCGCGCGCGCCGACACGCCGGTCGTGCCGCCCGCGCACTTCGATGTGCTGTTCGAGGACGACGCGATGCTCGTGATCGACAAGCCGGCCGGCGTCGCGGTGCACGGCGGCAGCGGCGTCGCGTTCGGCGTGATCGAGCAGCTGCGCCAGGCGCGCCCGCGGGCGAAATTCCTCGAGCTGGTGCATCGCCTCGACCGCGAGACGTCCGGCGTCCTGATGCTCGCGAAGAAGCGCGCCGCGCTCGTCGGCCTGCACGAGATGATCCGCGAGAACCGGATGGACAAGCGCTATTTCGCGTGCGTGCACGGCGAGTGGCAGTCCGACTGGGGCCGCCGCCGCGCGGTGAAGGCGCCGCTGTTCAAGTACACGACCCCGGAAGGGGAGCGCCGGGTGCGCGTGCAGGACGACGGCCTGCCGTCGCACACCGTGTTCAACCTCGTCGAGCGCTGGCCCGACTATGCGCTCGTCGAAGCGGAACTCAAAACGGGTCGGACCCATCAGATTCGCGTGCATCTCGCGCATCTCGGCCTGCCGATCGCCGGCGACGCCAAGTATGGCGATTTCGCACTGAACAAGGCGCTGTCGCGCGCGAACGCGCAGCCGTCGCTGAAGCGCATGTTCCTGCATGCGCACCGGCTGCGGCTCGCGCATCCGCTGACCGGCGAGGCGCTGCAGTTCGACGCGCCGCTGCCGGACGAATGCCGGCGCTTCCTCGACCAACTGAGCGCATTGCGCGATACCGCTTGA
- a CDS encoding Rne/Rng family ribonuclease — protein MKRMLFNATQQEELRVAIVDGQKLIDIDIETAGREQRKGNIYKGVITRIEPSLEACFVNYGEDRHGFLPFKEVARQYFKEGVDMRSARIQDALREGQELIVQVEKEERGNKGAALTTFISLAGRYLVLMPNNPRGGGVSRRIEGDERQELRETMAQLQIPDGMSMIARTAGIGRSAEELQWDLNYLLQLWRAIEAASQSGRSGEPMLIYLESSLVIRAIRDYFQPDIGEILIDTTEIHDQARAFMDIVMPDNVSKVKRYHDDVPLFSRFQIEHQIETAYSRTVPLPSGGAIVIDHTEALVAIDVNSARATKGADIEETATRTNLEAADEVARQLRLRDLGGLIVIDFIDMESAKSQREVEQRLKDALKHDRARVQMGKISRFGLMELSRQRLRPALSEGSHVTCPRCNGTGHIRDTESSALQVLRIIQEEAMKENTAAIHCQVPVEVTAFLLNEKRQEINKIESRFKVGIVLIPNKHLDTPHYKLERLRHDDARLDDPRASWKMAEEAARELESETGYSKRAAEVKPKQEAAVKGITPERPAPSPAPQRPAEPVAAAPTPAPVPVAAASGGIIGWLKGLFGMAPAAAPAPAPVAPAPVSEPAARPARERTEKPEQRGGDRNRNRRGGPQAQGGRDQAPAGRGQSPRLEREGKEAREPREPREGREPREAREPREGREPRENREGREGREGREGRGPREGREPREPREIREPREAREPREPRERGEQPEAVEATGRGERQERGERRERGERRKPTQHAATLETVTRGESHPDEEADQAAAVALPGADAAADAEASGEERRRRRRGRRGGRREREEDGAVAEQGVGDEAAVQEVATESSAAAPAHTAAAAAPVAVAAVAAAGAVVAETAVEQHAEAAAPAAVEPQPAPVRVEATPVAPLEPAIAAPAAATASVAPAAAVEAGPAPVAVSPTDAFEVPAEPAAVEAPQSAPVEHAAPAPVVAVEAAPAPAEPVRVEAAPVEAARVEAAPVETVAAPAPATPAPAAAAPVSAGLEVVLEQAGLVWVNTDADKFRAAQDAAAQLPRPARVPRERKALPPVDTTPMQQVETSQR, from the coding sequence ATGAAACGCATGCTGTTCAATGCGACGCAGCAGGAGGAGCTGCGCGTCGCCATCGTCGATGGGCAAAAACTCATCGACATCGATATCGAGACCGCCGGGCGCGAACAACGCAAAGGCAATATCTACAAAGGCGTCATCACCCGCATCGAGCCCTCGCTCGAGGCCTGCTTCGTCAACTACGGCGAAGACCGCCACGGCTTCCTGCCGTTCAAGGAAGTCGCCCGCCAGTACTTCAAGGAAGGCGTCGACATGCGCTCCGCGCGCATCCAGGACGCGCTGCGCGAAGGCCAGGAGCTGATCGTCCAGGTCGAGAAGGAAGAGCGCGGCAACAAGGGCGCGGCGCTCACGACGTTCATCTCGCTCGCCGGCCGCTACCTCGTGCTGATGCCGAACAACCCGCGCGGCGGCGGCGTGTCGCGCCGCATCGAGGGCGACGAGCGCCAGGAACTGCGCGAAACGATGGCGCAGCTGCAGATTCCGGACGGCATGAGCATGATCGCCCGCACCGCGGGCATCGGCCGCAGCGCCGAGGAACTGCAGTGGGACCTGAACTACCTGCTGCAGCTGTGGCGCGCGATCGAAGCCGCGTCGCAGAGCGGCCGCTCGGGCGAGCCGATGCTGATCTACCTGGAATCGAGCCTCGTGATCCGCGCGATCCGGGACTATTTCCAGCCGGACATCGGCGAAATCCTGATCGACACGACCGAGATCCACGATCAGGCCCGTGCGTTCATGGACATCGTGATGCCGGACAACGTGTCGAAGGTGAAGCGCTACCACGACGACGTGCCCCTCTTCTCCCGCTTCCAGATCGAGCACCAGATCGAGACCGCGTATTCGCGCACGGTGCCGCTGCCGTCGGGCGGCGCGATCGTGATCGACCACACCGAGGCGCTCGTCGCGATCGACGTGAACTCGGCGCGCGCGACCAAGGGCGCGGACATCGAGGAAACGGCGACTCGCACCAACCTCGAGGCGGCCGACGAAGTCGCCCGCCAGCTGCGCCTGCGCGACCTCGGCGGCCTGATCGTGATCGATTTCATCGACATGGAATCGGCCAAGAGCCAGCGCGAGGTCGAGCAGCGCCTGAAGGATGCGCTCAAGCATGATCGCGCCCGCGTGCAGATGGGCAAGATCTCGCGCTTCGGCCTGATGGAGCTGTCGCGCCAGCGGCTGCGCCCGGCGCTGTCCGAAGGCAGCCACGTGACCTGCCCGCGCTGCAACGGCACCGGCCATATCCGCGATACCGAATCGTCCGCGCTGCAAGTCCTGCGGATCATTCAGGAAGAAGCGATGAAGGAAAACACCGCGGCAATCCACTGCCAGGTGCCGGTCGAGGTGACCGCCTTCCTGCTCAACGAAAAGCGCCAGGAAATCAACAAGATCGAGTCGCGCTTCAAGGTCGGCATCGTGCTGATCCCGAACAAGCACCTCGATACGCCGCACTACAAGCTCGAGCGCCTGCGTCACGACGACGCGCGCCTCGACGATCCGCGCGCATCGTGGAAGATGGCCGAGGAAGCTGCCCGCGAGCTGGAATCGGAAACCGGCTACAGCAAGCGCGCCGCCGAAGTGAAGCCGAAGCAGGAAGCCGCGGTCAAGGGCATCACGCCCGAGCGTCCGGCGCCGAGCCCGGCGCCGCAGCGTCCGGCCGAGCCGGTCGCGGCCGCACCGACGCCCGCGCCCGTCCCGGTCGCCGCTGCAAGCGGCGGCATCATCGGCTGGCTGAAGGGCCTGTTCGGCATGGCGCCGGCGGCGGCACCGGCGCCCGCGCCGGTCGCACCGGCCCCGGTCAGCGAACCGGCTGCCCGCCCGGCCCGCGAGCGCACCGAGAAGCCCGAGCAGCGCGGCGGCGATCGCAACCGTAACCGTCGTGGCGGCCCGCAGGCTCAGGGCGGACGCGACCAGGCACCGGCAGGCCGCGGCCAATCGCCGCGCCTCGAGCGCGAAGGCAAGGAAGCGCGCGAGCCGCGTGAACCGCGCGAAGGTCGTGAACCGCGCGAGGCTCGCGAGCCGCGTGAAGGCCGCGAACCGCGCGAGAACCGCGAAGGTCGTGAGGGCCGCGAAGGTCGCGAAGGCCGAGGCCCGCGCGAAGGCCGCGAGCCGCGTGAACCGCGTGAAATCCGCGAGCCGCGCGAGGCCCGCGAACCCCGTGAACCGCGCGAGCGCGGCGAGCAGCCGGAAGCCGTCGAGGCGACCGGTCGCGGCGAGCGCCAGGAACGCGGCGAACGTCGCGAGCGCGGCGAGCGCCGCAAGCCGACCCAGCATGCGGCCACGCTCGAAACGGTCACCCGCGGCGAAAGCCATCCGGACGAGGAAGCCGACCAGGCCGCCGCAGTTGCGCTGCCCGGCGCAGATGCGGCAGCCGACGCGGAAGCCAGTGGCGAGGAGCGCCGCCGCCGCCGTCGCGGCCGCCGCGGCGGTCGTCGCGAGCGCGAGGAAGACGGCGCAGTCGCCGAGCAAGGCGTCGGCGATGAAGCCGCCGTGCAGGAAGTAGCGACCGAGTCGAGCGCAGCAGCACCGGCTCATACGGCCGCAGCGGCTGCACCGGTCGCCGTGGCTGCCGTCGCGGCAGCAGGCGCCGTCGTGGCCGAAACCGCGGTCGAGCAGCACGCCGAAGCCGCCGCACCGGCCGCAGTCGAGCCGCAACCGGCACCGGTACGCGTCGAAGCGACGCCGGTCGCGCCGCTGGAGCCGGCCATCGCCGCTCCGGCAGCCGCAACGGCATCGGTCGCCCCGGCCGCCGCTGTGGAAGCAGGCCCGGCGCCGGTCGCGGTTTCGCCGACCGACGCATTCGAAGTGCCGGCCGAGCCGGCTGCCGTCGAAGCGCCGCAGTCCGCGCCCGTCGAGCACGCCGCGCCGGCACCGGTCGTCGCAGTCGAAGCCGCACCGGCCCCGGCCGAGCCGGTTCGCGTCGAAGCGGCCCCGGTCGAAGCTGCTCGCGTCGAAGCTGCCCCGGTCGAAACCGTTGCAGCGCCGGCACCCGCGACGCCGGCTCCTGCGGCTGCTGCGCCCGTTTCGGCCGGCCTCGAGGTCGTACTGGAACAGGCCGGTCTGGTGTGGGTAAACACGGACGCCGACAAGTTCCGCGCCGCCCAGGACGCCGCCGCGCAACTCCCGCGGCCGGCTCGCGTGCCGCGTGAGCGCAAGGCGCTGCCGCCGGTCGACACGACGCCGATGCAGCAGGTCGAGACGTCGCAGCGTTAA